A genomic stretch from Mycobacterium malmoense includes:
- the rseA gene encoding anti-sigma E factor RseA codes for MVDRGEVFRRAFSWLPAQFASQSDAPVGAPRRFGSTEHLSIEAIAAFVDGELRMNAHLRAAHHLSLCPECAAAVDDQSRARAALRDSRPIRIPSELLGLLSEIPHYPTDPSDDDAGAPVDRFADRDVRDQRKRQ; via the coding sequence ATGGTCGACCGAGGAGAGGTGTTTCGCCGCGCGTTCTCCTGGCTGCCCGCACAGTTCGCCTCCCAGAGCGATGCGCCGGTCGGCGCGCCGCGCCGGTTCGGTTCCACCGAGCACCTGTCGATCGAGGCGATCGCGGCATTCGTCGATGGTGAGCTGCGGATGAACGCACACCTGCGCGCCGCGCACCACCTCTCGCTGTGCCCGGAATGCGCGGCCGCGGTCGATGATCAGAGCCGGGCGCGGGCGGCGTTGCGCGACTCCCGCCCGATCCGCATCCCCAGCGAACTATTGGGACTGCTGTCCGAAATTCCGCACTATCCAACCGACCCGTCCGATGACGACGCTGGGGCCCCGGTAGACCGTTTTGCCGACCGAGACGTGCGCGACCAGCGTAAGCGTCAGTAG
- the sigE gene encoding RNA polymerase sigma factor SigE, with protein MERGGYWTGNTQWRLRVADDELPDLDGRVNPEDPIITTLLGPSTMSHAHGCRDDQWVEASEGLQGTAVFDATGDKATMPSWDELVRQHADRVYRLAYRLSGNQHDAEDLTQETFIRVFRSVQNYQPGTFEGWLHRITTNLFLDMVRRRARIRMEALPEDYDRVPADEPNPEQIYHDARLGADLQAALDSLPPEFRAAVVLCDIEGLSYEEIGATLGVKLGTVRSRIHRGRQALRDYLAAHAEHGVRAESA; from the coding sequence ATGGAACGGGGTGGGTACTGGACCGGGAATACACAATGGCGGCTTCGCGTTGCCGACGACGAACTGCCAGACCTTGACGGCAGGGTAAACCCGGAGGATCCGATCATCACTACGCTTTTAGGCCCGAGCACCATGTCGCATGCCCACGGCTGCCGCGATGACCAATGGGTGGAGGCGTCCGAGGGGCTACAGGGCACCGCGGTGTTCGACGCGACCGGGGATAAGGCAACCATGCCGTCGTGGGACGAGCTGGTGCGTCAGCACGCCGACCGGGTGTACCGGCTGGCTTACCGGCTCTCCGGCAACCAGCACGACGCCGAGGACCTGACCCAGGAGACCTTCATTCGGGTTTTCCGGTCGGTCCAGAACTACCAACCCGGAACTTTTGAGGGGTGGCTGCACCGCATCACCACCAATCTGTTCCTCGACATGGTGCGCCGCCGCGCCCGCATCCGGATGGAGGCGCTGCCCGAGGATTACGACCGGGTCCCCGCCGACGAGCCCAACCCCGAGCAGATCTACCACGACGCCCGGCTTGGTGCCGACTTGCAGGCCGCCCTGGATTCGTTGCCGCCGGAGTTTCGCGCCGCCGTTGTGCTGTGTGACATCGAAGGCCTGTCCTACGAGGAGATCGGTGCCACCCTGGGCGTGAAGCTGGGCACCGTGCGCAGCCGCATCCACCGCGGACGTCAGGCGTTGCGCGATTATCTGGCCGCGCATGCCGAACACGGCGTCCGCGCCGAGTCGGCGTAG